Proteins from one Mucilaginibacter jinjuensis genomic window:
- a CDS encoding lmo0937 family membrane protein, which translates to MRSLLYIIAVILIIGWALGVFLYSATGLIHVLLVIAIISLLLGFIRSPSTV; encoded by the coding sequence ATGAGATCATTATTGTATATCATTGCCGTGATCCTGATTATAGGATGGGCATTAGGCGTGTTTTTATACTCAGCAACGGGATTAATCCACGTATTGCTTGTAATCGCTATTATTTCTTTATTACTGGGATTTATCAGAAGCCCAAGTACTGTTTAA
- a CDS encoding gamma-glutamyltransferase family protein produces the protein MKRLSALIILASFALTTFGQQTQKPMLYGTSWMAVTGKPMAATAGSMIFQQGGNAVDAACAMLAATCTMWDTLSWGGETQALIYNPKTGKVIAINAMGVAPTGATVEFFKSKGYNFPPEYGPLAATTPGTPGGLIYMLMNYGTMSLKQVLAPAMHMAAGYAIEAQAANTIEKDKEMLKTWPYSKKVFLTPPGEKREAPEPGEIFVQKDLLNTLTKMVEAETAALKKGKSRKEALMAAYDRFYKGDIAEEFVRGSKEQGGLITMQDLAKWKPVEEAPLMVNYKGIDVYKLQQWTQGPVMLQALNILENFDLKGMGFNSAKYIHTVYQAMNLAFADRDFYYGDPYANPNEPMKGLLSKEYAKQRAALIQYDKNDAKIGPGNPYPFEGKVNPFINLLKNRGFELDTTKRNFAPKHDLGNNTPKELYEDRLWRGTTSIEAADKDGWVVSVTPSGGWLPACIAGNTGIGMSQRMQSFVLDSTLNPFNVVAPGKRARVTLSPSMFLKDGKPYLSAAVQGGDTQDQNLIQFFLDVAEFGMTVQRATEAPNFNTNQLWLSLGGTKTADREPKPGQILLNTNTKQEVRDQLQKMGYTLSFTERTSGPINAVYFDWKHGSLWGGSSNHGEDYGIGW, from the coding sequence ATGAAGCGTTTATCAGCATTAATTATCCTTGCCAGTTTTGCGTTAACCACATTTGGGCAGCAAACCCAGAAACCCATGTTGTATGGCACCAGCTGGATGGCCGTTACCGGAAAACCGATGGCAGCTACGGCGGGTTCGATGATATTTCAGCAGGGCGGTAACGCGGTTGATGCGGCTTGTGCCATGCTTGCTGCTACCTGCACCATGTGGGATACTTTAAGTTGGGGCGGCGAAACCCAGGCGCTTATTTATAACCCTAAAACCGGGAAGGTAATTGCCATTAACGCGATGGGCGTTGCACCTACCGGCGCTACCGTTGAATTCTTCAAAAGCAAAGGCTACAATTTCCCTCCGGAATACGGTCCGCTGGCAGCAACCACGCCGGGCACACCGGGCGGATTAATTTATATGCTGATGAACTATGGCACCATGAGCCTTAAACAGGTATTGGCACCTGCCATGCACATGGCTGCAGGTTATGCCATTGAAGCACAGGCAGCCAACACCATCGAAAAAGATAAAGAAATGCTGAAAACCTGGCCTTACAGCAAAAAGGTTTTCCTGACCCCCCCGGGCGAAAAACGCGAGGCACCTGAACCGGGCGAAATATTTGTGCAGAAAGATCTGCTAAACACACTTACCAAAATGGTAGAAGCCGAAACTGCGGCCCTTAAAAAAGGCAAAAGCCGTAAAGAAGCGTTAATGGCTGCTTACGATCGCTTTTACAAAGGTGACATTGCTGAAGAGTTTGTTCGCGGCAGTAAAGAGCAAGGCGGTTTAATAACCATGCAGGATCTGGCTAAGTGGAAACCTGTTGAAGAAGCGCCACTAATGGTAAACTACAAGGGCATCGATGTTTACAAACTACAGCAATGGACACAAGGCCCGGTTATGTTACAGGCTTTAAATATCCTCGAAAATTTTGACCTGAAAGGGATGGGGTTCAATAGCGCTAAATATATCCACACCGTTTACCAGGCTATGAACCTGGCTTTTGCCGATCGTGATTTTTATTATGGCGACCCTTATGCCAACCCTAATGAGCCGATGAAAGGTTTGTTGAGTAAAGAATATGCGAAACAACGCGCGGCCTTAATTCAGTATGATAAGAATGATGCGAAGATTGGTCCGGGTAACCCCTATCCGTTCGAAGGTAAGGTGAACCCTTTTATCAATTTATTGAAGAACCGCGGCTTTGAACTGGATACCACCAAACGCAACTTCGCCCCTAAACATGACTTAGGGAACAACACACCAAAAGAACTTTATGAAGACCGCCTATGGCGCGGCACCACCTCGATAGAAGCAGCCGATAAAGATGGCTGGGTGGTTTCTGTAACCCCAAGCGGTGGCTGGCTACCGGCTTGCATTGCGGGTAACACGGGTATAGGCATGAGCCAGCGGATGCAAAGTTTTGTGCTCGATTCTACCCTGAACCCTTTCAACGTGGTTGCACCGGGTAAAAGGGCGAGGGTAACTTTATCACCATCCATGTTCCTGAAAGATGGCAAGCCTTACCTCTCTGCAGCCGTACAAGGCGGCGATACGCAAGATCAAAACCTCATCCAGTTTTTCCTGGATGTGGCCGAGTTCGGCATGACCGTACAACGCGCCACCGAAGCACCTAACTTTAACACCAACCAGCTTTGGCTCTCACTGGGCGGCACCAAAACTGCCGACCGTGAACCTAAACCCGGCCAGATATTATTGAACACCAACACCAAACAGGAAGTGCGTGATCAGCTCCAGAAAATGGGTTACACCCTCAGCTTTACCGAACGTACCAGCGGCCCCATCAACGCCGTTTACTTCGACTGGAAACATGGCAGCCTTTGGGGTGGATCTAGTAATCATGGTGAGGATTATGGGATTGGATGGTAA
- a CDS encoding aminotransferase class V-fold PLP-dependent enzyme: MANTIFSEEEIQQFRAETKGAAHKIHFNNAGSALPPDVVVDTVINYLQEEAMNGGYETEFKYKDELENTYNLIARLVNANPDEIAILENASTAWSAAFYAINFKPGDEIITSEMEYVTNLIAFANAEKKSGISVKVIPNDEQGNFPLAELEKAVTPKTKLIAVTQIPSTAGGMVPIVEIGKIARKHNILYLVDACQSAGQLPLDVAEIGCDMFSVTGRKYLRAPRGTGFLYVRKEIQSQLNPIFMDGFTAELVGQHEFKIRNDARRFELYENNRALVLGLGKAVEYALNIGIDKIWQRIQFLANKLRQQLKAIDGITIHDFGDEQCGIITFSVKGIDSTEVKTKLFEKNINVSVGKASSTLIYMDKNQLSSIVRASVHYYNTEEEVGVLCRELKEMMQ; the protein is encoded by the coding sequence ATGGCAAATACAATATTCAGCGAAGAGGAGATACAACAGTTCAGGGCCGAAACTAAGGGTGCTGCTCATAAAATCCATTTCAACAATGCAGGCTCGGCATTGCCACCAGATGTGGTAGTTGATACCGTAATTAATTATTTGCAGGAAGAAGCCATGAACGGTGGCTACGAAACCGAGTTTAAATACAAGGATGAGCTGGAAAATACCTATAACCTGATTGCCCGCCTGGTTAACGCCAACCCTGATGAAATTGCCATTTTAGAAAATGCCAGCACAGCCTGGAGTGCCGCTTTCTACGCCATTAATTTTAAACCGGGAGATGAGATCATCACTTCTGAAATGGAGTATGTAACCAACCTGATTGCTTTTGCCAACGCCGAAAAAAAGTCGGGCATCAGCGTTAAGGTTATCCCAAATGATGAGCAGGGCAATTTCCCCCTGGCCGAATTAGAGAAAGCCGTTACACCTAAAACCAAACTAATTGCCGTAACCCAGATCCCGTCTACCGCAGGTGGTATGGTGCCGATTGTGGAGATTGGTAAAATAGCCCGTAAGCACAACATTTTGTATTTGGTTGATGCCTGCCAGTCAGCCGGGCAGTTACCGCTGGATGTAGCCGAAATTGGCTGCGATATGTTTTCTGTAACGGGGCGCAAATATTTACGCGCACCACGGGGCACCGGGTTTTTATACGTGCGAAAAGAAATTCAAAGCCAGTTGAACCCCATTTTTATGGATGGGTTTACAGCAGAACTGGTTGGTCAGCACGAGTTTAAGATAAGAAATGATGCCCGCCGTTTCGAACTGTATGAAAACAACCGTGCCCTGGTTTTGGGCTTGGGTAAAGCTGTTGAATATGCCCTTAATATCGGTATAGATAAGATTTGGCAACGCATCCAATTTTTAGCCAATAAGTTGCGCCAACAATTAAAAGCTATTGATGGAATAACCATTCACGATTTTGGCGACGAGCAATGTGGTATTATAACCTTCTCTGTAAAAGGTATCGACAGCACCGAGGTAAAAACCAAACTGTTTGAAAAGAACATTAATGTATCAGTAGGTAAAGCATCATCCACTTTAATCTATATGGATAAAAATCAGCTGAGCAGTATTGTAAGGGCTTCGGTGCATTATTATAATACAGAAGAAGAGGTTGGGGTTTTGTGTAGAGAATTGAAAGAGATGATGCAATAG
- a CDS encoding efflux RND transporter periplasmic adaptor subunit has product MKTRYIVYAALALVVGFLIFNKLHGGKGKEAQGQASGSKDGKKKNGPVPVKVMIVKDTAVTNNIDLTGTIDPNEKVNLVSQTAGNITGIYFEEGSHVSKGQVLVKVYNADLTASLKQTQYQLTLAQQIEYRNKILLQKEAISQQEYDTSLSAYNSLKAQGDVIKAQIAKTEIRAPFSGVIGLRNVSPGGYLSPLTSIAVLVNTDPMKLTFSVPERYQQLIKTGSKVSFSIASSRETFTAVVYAIEPSIDQTSRSITVRAKAANPKNLITAGGFAKINLTLDQIPKTIMVPTECVIPDLKASKVYIAHNGTAVAVPVKTDMRTDTKIEVVDGLKAGDSLIVSGLIQMRPKVPLKITKVIQ; this is encoded by the coding sequence ATGAAAACCCGCTACATTGTATACGCAGCACTGGCCTTAGTTGTAGGCTTTTTAATATTTAACAAGCTGCATGGCGGCAAAGGCAAAGAAGCTCAGGGCCAGGCATCAGGGAGCAAAGACGGCAAAAAGAAAAACGGCCCTGTACCGGTTAAGGTAATGATTGTGAAGGATACTGCCGTAACCAACAACATTGACCTGACAGGCACCATCGACCCTAACGAAAAAGTAAACCTGGTAAGCCAGACCGCAGGCAACATTACCGGTATTTATTTTGAAGAAGGCAGCCACGTGAGCAAAGGCCAGGTACTGGTTAAAGTTTACAACGCCGATTTGACTGCCTCGCTAAAGCAAACCCAATACCAGCTTACACTGGCGCAACAGATAGAATACCGTAACAAAATATTGTTGCAAAAAGAAGCGATAAGCCAGCAGGAGTACGATACTTCGCTTTCGGCCTATAACTCATTAAAGGCGCAGGGCGATGTGATTAAGGCGCAGATTGCCAAAACTGAGATCCGCGCGCCTTTTTCGGGTGTTATCGGATTAAGGAATGTAAGCCCGGGCGGGTACTTATCGCCGCTAACTTCTATCGCAGTTTTGGTGAATACCGACCCGATGAAATTGACTTTTTCAGTACCTGAGCGTTACCAGCAGTTAATTAAAACGGGCAGTAAGGTAAGTTTCAGTATTGCCAGTTCGCGCGAAACTTTTACGGCTGTGGTTTATGCTATCGAGCCATCTATCGATCAAACTTCGCGCTCGATAACCGTGCGTGCTAAAGCAGCTAACCCTAAAAATCTAATCACCGCCGGAGGTTTCGCCAAGATCAATTTAACGCTCGACCAGATCCCGAAAACCATTATGGTGCCGACAGAGTGCGTGATCCCCGATCTGAAAGCCAGCAAGGTATACATTGCCCACAACGGTACTGCTGTTGCGGTGCCAGTGAAAACAGATATGCGTACCGATACTAAAATAGAAGTGGTGGATGGTTTAAAAGCGGGCGATAGTTTAATCGTATCGGGTTTAATCCAAATGCGACCGAAGGTTCCTTTGAAAATTACTAAAGTTATTCAGTAA
- a CDS encoding efflux RND transporter permease subunit yields the protein MSLSSTSIKRPVLATVLSVVIVVFGIIGYKFLGTRDFPSVDPPIITVQTSYSGANAEVIESQITEPLEKAINGVQGIRNISSTSSVGSSTITVEFTLDADLETAANDVRDKVSQAQRQLPQDIDAPPVVTKADANSDNIITLTVSSNTRNITQVDDYAENVLQEGLQTIPGVSQINIQGQRQYAMRLWIDPAKLSSYKLAATDVRDALNAENVELPAGKIEGNNTELTIRALGKLTTEKEFNNLIIRADSNRVIHLRDIGYAVMGSANEETALKESGVPEVGLAIVPQPGANYVQIAKDFYKRLEQIKKDLPPDISVKVALDNTRFINQSIEEVEETLVISFILVVIIIYLFFRDWLIAFRPLIDIPVSLIGTFFIMYIFGFSINILTLLGIVLATGLVVDDGIVVTENIYKKVEEGMPIRKAAFEGSAEIFFAVISTSVTLAAVFLPIVFLEGFTGRLFREFAIVVAGSVLISAFVSLSLTPMLNVKLIRKNQKKSNFYLKTEPFFQRMNNAYTETLVSFMKRRWVSIVIIVISLGLIGILAKTTKSELAPLDDRSLLRYSVTGSEGASYEFMTKYMNNISQLVEDSIPEANVNISVISPGSGGGGSANSGFGRIGLVAPDKRKRSQQEIADWLSKKLSKYSDARALVIQEQTISGGGSGSRTSLPVQFVIQNQDFEKIRKALPTFFAEVSKDPVFAGTDVNLKFTKPELTVVTDRDRARDLGVSVSDIASTLQLYYSAGRINYFLMSGKQYQVIAQVDRANRDAPLDLKSIYVRSNRGNLVQLDNVVHISEDATPPSIYHFNRYKSATVQAGLAPGYTVGDGIAEMQKIANQTFDSSFSTALSGPSRDYAESSSNILFAFGFALLLIYLVLAAQFESFIDPFIVMFTVPLAIAGAFVSLWLFDQTLNIFSEIGMITLVGLVTKNGILIVEFANQRMEHDGLSKYDAVVEAAGARLRPILMTSLAVVLGSVPIAFALGAGAKSRVSLGIVIMGGMLFSLILTLYVIPVMYMMFGSKTRRDPDKEPLETTDELAHVEPKLIENL from the coding sequence ATGAGTTTATCCTCAACCAGTATAAAACGGCCGGTATTGGCAACGGTGCTCTCGGTAGTCATCGTTGTGTTCGGTATTATCGGCTACAAATTTTTGGGCACGCGGGATTTTCCCTCGGTCGATCCGCCTATTATTACTGTGCAAACCAGTTACTCGGGTGCCAATGCCGAAGTAATTGAATCGCAGATTACCGAGCCTTTAGAGAAAGCCATTAACGGCGTACAGGGCATCCGTAATATTTCTTCAACCAGTTCAGTAGGTTCGAGCACCATTACGGTTGAATTTACCTTGGATGCCGACCTGGAAACTGCCGCCAACGACGTGCGCGATAAGGTATCGCAGGCCCAGCGCCAGTTACCGCAGGATATTGATGCCCCGCCGGTTGTTACCAAGGCCGATGCCAACTCTGATAACATTATCACCCTTACCGTGAGCAGTAACACCCGCAACATTACGCAGGTTGATGATTATGCCGAAAACGTGTTGCAGGAAGGTTTACAAACCATCCCCGGAGTAAGCCAGATCAACATCCAGGGCCAACGCCAGTATGCGATGCGTCTGTGGATCGATCCTGCTAAACTCTCGTCATACAAACTTGCTGCTACCGATGTGCGCGATGCTTTGAATGCAGAAAACGTTGAGCTGCCAGCCGGTAAAATAGAGGGTAACAATACCGAGTTAACCATCCGTGCGCTGGGTAAGCTTACTACTGAAAAAGAATTTAACAACCTCATTATCCGTGCCGATAGTAACCGGGTGATTCACCTGCGTGATATTGGTTATGCCGTAATGGGTTCGGCCAATGAGGAAACTGCGCTGAAAGAATCGGGCGTGCCCGAGGTTGGTTTGGCCATTGTGCCGCAACCGGGTGCCAACTACGTGCAAATTGCCAAAGATTTTTACAAACGTTTAGAACAGATTAAGAAAGATTTGCCGCCCGATATTAGTGTGAAGGTTGCTTTGGATAATACAAGGTTCATCAACCAGTCGATAGAGGAGGTAGAGGAAACTTTGGTGATCTCTTTTATCCTCGTAGTAATTATTATCTACCTGTTCTTTAGGGATTGGCTGATCGCATTCCGTCCACTGATTGATATCCCGGTATCGCTTATCGGTACGTTTTTTATCATGTACATCTTTGGCTTCTCTATCAATATTTTAACCCTGCTGGGTATTGTACTCGCTACGGGTTTGGTGGTGGATGATGGTATTGTGGTAACCGAGAACATCTACAAAAAAGTAGAAGAAGGTATGCCGATCCGCAAGGCAGCGTTCGAGGGTTCGGCAGAGATTTTCTTTGCGGTAATCTCCACCTCGGTTACGCTGGCGGCTGTGTTTTTACCAATTGTATTCCTCGAAGGATTTACGGGGCGATTGTTCCGCGAGTTTGCCATTGTGGTAGCAGGTTCGGTATTGATCTCGGCTTTTGTGTCACTGTCGCTTACGCCAATGCTAAACGTGAAGCTGATCCGTAAGAATCAGAAGAAATCAAACTTCTATTTAAAGACAGAGCCTTTCTTCCAACGGATGAATAATGCTTACACCGAAACATTGGTGAGCTTTATGAAACGCCGCTGGGTCTCTATCGTAATTATTGTGATTTCGCTGGGGCTGATCGGCATCCTGGCAAAAACTACCAAATCTGAACTGGCCCCGCTGGACGATCGCAGTTTGCTGCGTTATTCCGTAACCGGGTCTGAAGGTGCCAGCTACGAGTTCATGACCAAGTACATGAACAACATTTCGCAATTGGTTGAGGATTCGATCCCTGAGGCTAACGTAAATATCTCGGTAATTTCACCGGGAAGTGGTGGCGGTGGTTCTGCCAACTCTGGCTTTGGCCGTATTGGTTTGGTTGCGCCCGATAAACGTAAACGCAGCCAGCAGGAAATTGCCGATTGGTTATCTAAAAAATTAAGTAAATATTCTGATGCCCGTGCGCTGGTAATCCAGGAGCAAACCATAAGCGGTGGCGGTAGCGGTTCGCGTACCTCGTTGCCGGTGCAGTTTGTAATCCAGAACCAGGATTTCGAGAAGATCCGTAAAGCACTGCCAACTTTCTTCGCCGAGGTATCTAAAGACCCAGTTTTTGCTGGCACCGACGTAAACCTCAAATTCACCAAACCCGAACTAACCGTAGTTACCGACCGCGACCGTGCCCGTGATTTGGGTGTGAGCGTTAGTGATATTGCCAGCACTTTGCAGTTGTATTATAGCGCAGGGCGTATCAACTACTTTTTAATGAGCGGTAAGCAGTACCAGGTAATTGCACAGGTAGACCGTGCTAATCGTGATGCCCCGCTCGACCTGAAATCTATTTATGTACGCAGCAACCGTGGCAACCTGGTGCAGCTGGATAACGTGGTGCATATTTCAGAAGATGCTACGCCGCCATCTATCTATCACTTTAACCGTTATAAATCGGCCACCGTACAGGCAGGTTTAGCACCGGGTTACACCGTGGGCGATGGTATTGCCGAAATGCAGAAAATTGCTAACCAGACTTTTGATTCCTCATTCAGTACCGCCCTAAGCGGACCGTCTCGGGATTATGCAGAGAGTTCATCTAATATTTTATTTGCATTCGGTTTTGCTTTATTACTGATCTATCTGGTATTGGCAGCCCAATTCGAAAGCTTTATCGATCCATTTATCGTGATGTTTACCGTGCCGCTGGCTATTGCGGGGGCGTTTGTGTCGCTCTGGTTGTTTGATCAAACGTTGAATATTTTCAGCGAGATCGGGATGATCACGCTTGTGGGTTTGGTTACTAAGAACGGTATCCTTATCGTGGAGTTCGCCAATCAGCGCATGGAACATGATGGCCTTAGTAAATACGATGCAGTTGTTGAAGCTGCGGGGGCTCGTCTTCGCCCAATTTTGATGACCAGTTTGGCCGTTGTTTTGGGTTCGGTGCCAATTGCCTTTGCTTTGGGTGCAGGGGCAAAAAGCCGTGTATCGCTGGGTATAGTAATTATGGGCGGCATGCTGTTCTCATTGATTCTTACCCTATACGTTATCCCGGTAATGTATATGATGTTTGGCTCTAAAACACGCCGCGATCCGGATAAAGAACCGCTGGAAACTACTGACGAGTTAGCACATGTTGAACCTAAACTGATAGAAAATTTATAA
- a CDS encoding M61 family metallopeptidase has product MKKFALFTIALLTIIMTDFTDTHAAGNVKISYEVTFPEAQAHYADIEMNITGLAQNSLDLKMPVWTPGSYLVREFAKNLESFGVEANGKNIPFVKTRKNIWHINTTGISAVKVKYRMYSFEISVRTAFIDVTHAFLSTSGMFLYPDGMLMHPSTIHIVPYKNWDKVSTSLEMVNNDPFTRTAPNYDILFDSPIEVGNQDVFGFKAAGVDYEVAMYGGGNYDKERLKKDMAHIVELETAVYGENPNKHYTFIVHNYSKGGGGLEHLSSTVLGASRNNYNTETGYQNFLALVSHEHFHLWNVKRLRPIALGPFDYDNENYTTDLWIAEGFTAYYDNIIVNRTKLYSTENYLGVLAADINIVENSQGAKIQPLSQSSYDAWIKAYRPDENSANTTISYYNKGSVAAFLLDLEIIKDSKTKYSLDDVMKYMYTEYYKTKKRGYTDAEFKQGLEKFAGKNLDDFYKKYVNGLDAIDYNKYLGYAGYKLSDEYADSNIPTLGVKTATTGPLKVTSVSRGSAGWVDGINVNDEITAIDGQPIADPKNLVAGKKVGDKITVTVTRDGQTLQLPVTLLRNNEFKYKIVSIDAPSAEQLAVRKKWLSL; this is encoded by the coding sequence ATGAAAAAATTTGCTTTATTTACTATTGCACTGTTAACTATTATAATGACTGATTTTACCGACACCCACGCAGCCGGTAATGTGAAGATCAGCTACGAGGTTACCTTCCCCGAAGCGCAGGCACATTACGCTGATATTGAAATGAATATAACCGGACTGGCGCAAAATTCGCTGGACCTGAAAATGCCCGTTTGGACGCCGGGCTCGTACCTGGTGCGCGAGTTTGCCAAAAATCTCGAATCGTTTGGTGTAGAGGCCAATGGCAAAAACATCCCGTTTGTAAAGACCCGCAAAAACATCTGGCATATTAACACTACAGGCATTAGTGCCGTTAAGGTGAAGTACCGCATGTACAGTTTCGAAATTTCGGTACGTACTGCGTTTATTGATGTTACACATGCGTTCCTGTCAACCTCGGGTATGTTTTTGTATCCCGATGGTATGCTGATGCACCCGTCAACCATCCACATTGTGCCTTACAAAAACTGGGATAAGGTTTCTACCAGTTTAGAGATGGTAAATAACGATCCGTTTACACGCACTGCGCCTAACTACGATATTCTGTTTGATTCGCCGATTGAGGTGGGTAACCAGGATGTATTTGGCTTTAAAGCAGCCGGTGTTGATTACGAGGTGGCTATGTATGGCGGCGGCAACTACGATAAAGAGCGTCTGAAAAAAGATATGGCCCACATTGTGGAGCTGGAAACTGCCGTTTATGGCGAGAACCCTAACAAGCACTATACCTTTATTGTACACAACTATAGCAAAGGCGGCGGCGGTCTGGAGCATTTAAGCTCTACTGTTTTAGGAGCATCGCGTAATAACTATAATACTGAAACCGGATATCAGAACTTCTTAGCTTTAGTATCGCACGAGCACTTCCACCTGTGGAATGTGAAGCGTTTGCGTCCTATCGCTTTAGGTCCATTCGATTATGATAACGAAAATTACACTACTGATCTGTGGATTGCCGAAGGCTTTACCGCTTACTACGATAACATCATCGTAAACCGCACCAAGCTTTACAGCACAGAAAACTATCTGGGTGTATTGGCGGCAGATATTAATATTGTTGAGAATTCTCAGGGTGCTAAAATTCAGCCACTATCGCAATCAAGCTATGATGCCTGGATTAAAGCCTACCGCCCGGATGAGAATTCGGCCAACACCACCATTTCTTACTACAACAAAGGTTCAGTAGCTGCATTTTTGCTGGATCTGGAGATCATTAAAGACAGCAAAACCAAGTACAGCCTGGATGATGTAATGAAATACATGTACACCGAGTATTACAAAACCAAAAAACGTGGCTACACTGATGCCGAGTTTAAACAAGGCCTCGAGAAATTTGCCGGTAAAAACCTGGACGATTTCTACAAGAAATACGTTAACGGCTTAGATGCCATCGATTATAACAAATATTTAGGCTACGCCGGTTATAAATTAAGCGATGAATATGCTGATAGCAACATCCCAACCCTGGGCGTTAAAACAGCTACCACCGGTCCGTTAAAAGTAACGTCAGTGAGCCGTGGCAGCGCAGGCTGGGTTGACGGCATTAACGTTAACGATGAAATTACCGCCATTGACGGACAACCCATTGCCGACCCTAAAAACCTGGTAGCAGGCAAAAAGGTAGGCGACAAAATCACTGTAACCGTAACCCGCGATGGCCAAACCTTGCAATTACCGGTTACCCTGTTACGCAACAACGAATTTAAATACAAGATAGTAAGCATTGATGCGCCATCGGCAGAGCAACTGGCCGTGCGCAAAAAATGGCTGAGCTTGTAG
- a CDS encoding TlpA disulfide reductase family protein — MKNLFLSFLFAMFISNSYAQQVNISGKADFLKNGDTIKLTQQHLSRMPAGVALSTAVKNGRFSFSFNQPAAELYALSYHHNSKNVFLDAGNLEIDLVDSSLQKATLKGNTVTNDEYEAFSEIINEDEAGAKFYATRKKFFLATGGHMDTALYAKIKPQMDSLLAIAKQDKVNNTLAWIKAHSTSQINSYILIQNTMGRVHIDGVLPGDQLRTIFNALPDTVKKNSWGKELQEELNGLVVGGTAPDFAEVNPNGKLIKLSDFKGKYVLLDFWASWCVPCRAENPNVVAAYQKYKAKNFDILSVSLDVNKADWIKAIKHDGMPWNHVCDPHHSNHWDSRVAKLYNVGLVPSNFLIDPNGVIIAKNLQGEELQQTLKKLFE, encoded by the coding sequence ATGAAGAACCTTTTCTTATCGTTTCTTTTCGCTATGTTCATTTCTAATAGCTATGCTCAGCAAGTTAATATATCCGGCAAGGCTGATTTTTTAAAGAATGGAGATACAATCAAATTAACTCAACAACATTTGAGCCGGATGCCTGCCGGTGTTGCTTTATCCACCGCAGTTAAAAACGGGCGTTTCTCGTTCTCATTTAATCAACCCGCGGCAGAATTATATGCGTTAAGCTACCACCATAACAGTAAAAATGTTTTTCTCGATGCGGGTAACCTGGAGATTGATTTAGTAGATAGTTCTCTGCAAAAAGCAACGCTTAAAGGCAATACGGTTACCAATGATGAGTACGAAGCTTTTTCGGAAATTATAAATGAAGACGAAGCAGGGGCCAAATTTTATGCCACTCGCAAAAAGTTCTTTTTAGCTACTGGTGGTCACATGGATACAGCCCTATATGCCAAAATAAAACCCCAAATGGATTCTTTACTGGCGATAGCCAAACAAGATAAGGTAAATAACACACTGGCCTGGATAAAGGCACATTCTACATCGCAAATAAACAGTTATATCTTGATCCAAAATACAATGGGCAGGGTGCATATAGATGGGGTTTTGCCTGGCGATCAATTAAGAACAATTTTTAATGCTTTGCCAGATACCGTTAAAAAAAATAGCTGGGGAAAAGAACTACAAGAAGAGCTCAATGGACTGGTTGTTGGCGGCACCGCACCTGATTTTGCAGAAGTAAATCCTAATGGTAAACTGATCAAACTGTCCGACTTTAAAGGCAAATATGTGTTACTCGATTTCTGGGCTTCGTGGTGTGTGCCTTGCCGTGCCGAAAATCCTAATGTGGTTGCTGCTTACCAGAAATATAAAGCTAAGAATTTCGACATACTGAGTGTATCGCTTGATGTTAATAAAGCGGATTGGATTAAGGCAATTAAACACGACGGCATGCCCTGGAACCATGTTTGCGACCCGCATCACTCCAACCACTGGGATAGCCGGGTTGCAAAATTGTACAATGTGGGCCTTGTCCCCTCCAATTTTTTGATAGACCCGAATGGGGTTATCATCGCTAAAAATTTACAAGGCGAAGAATTGCAGCAAACGCTTAAAAAACTATTTGAATAA